The following proteins are co-located in the Sporosarcina pasteurii genome:
- a CDS encoding CTP synthase, whose translation MTKYIFVTGGVVSSLGKGITAASLGRLLKNRGLQVTIQKFDPYINVDPGTMSPYQHGEVFVTEDGAETDLDVGHYERFIDIKLNKYSNVTMGRVYSAVLKKERRGDYNGATVQVIPHITNEIKERIIASGKETNADVVITEIGGSVGDIESLPILEAIRQMKTDYDKHDVMYVHCTLIPYMKAAGELKTKPTQHSVKELRGLGIQPDIIVVRSEQSVPQEMKEKIALFCSVRAEEVIEAVDADTLYKIPLLLKEQRMDEIVVDHLRLDVEEADVTELENLANLVGALKHTVEIGLVGKYVELPDAYISAVEALSHAGYRHDTEVKVRWIDSEEVTAENAAELLKGLGGIVVPGGFGDRGIEGKIEAITYARENNIPFFGISLGMQLAAVEYARNVLGLTKAHSTEFDEQTPHAIIDLSLAQKDIDGNGVPMRLGLFPCKVQDGTRAYEAYGEPLIYERHRHRYEFNNEYREQLEKAGMVFSGMSPDGLLVEMIELKDHPFFMGCQFHPEFASRPTRPQALFSEFVKTSLENSLNQ comes from the coding sequence ATGACAAAGTATATTTTTGTAACTGGTGGCGTTGTATCATCGCTCGGAAAAGGAATTACAGCGGCATCACTCGGACGTTTATTGAAAAATCGTGGTTTACAAGTAACGATTCAAAAGTTTGACCCTTATATTAACGTCGATCCTGGAACAATGAGTCCTTATCAACATGGTGAAGTTTTCGTAACAGAAGACGGTGCGGAAACAGACTTAGATGTGGGCCATTACGAACGCTTTATCGATATTAAATTAAATAAATACTCAAACGTAACGATGGGTAGAGTATATTCTGCCGTTTTGAAAAAAGAACGTCGCGGCGATTATAATGGAGCAACGGTACAAGTTATTCCTCATATTACAAACGAAATAAAAGAACGCATTATTGCTTCTGGGAAAGAGACGAATGCCGATGTAGTCATTACTGAAATCGGAGGAAGTGTTGGAGATATTGAATCTTTACCGATTTTAGAAGCGATTCGTCAAATGAAAACAGATTATGATAAACACGATGTCATGTATGTTCACTGTACACTCATCCCATATATGAAAGCTGCGGGCGAATTAAAAACAAAACCAACGCAACATAGCGTAAAAGAATTACGTGGACTTGGTATTCAACCAGACATTATCGTCGTACGTTCGGAACAATCTGTGCCACAAGAAATGAAAGAAAAAATTGCGCTATTTTGTAGTGTAAGAGCAGAAGAAGTGATTGAAGCGGTTGATGCTGACACACTATACAAAATTCCGCTCTTGCTTAAAGAACAAAGGATGGACGAAATTGTTGTCGATCATCTTCGACTAGATGTAGAAGAAGCGGATGTAACAGAGTTGGAAAATCTTGCGAATCTTGTAGGGGCGTTGAAGCATACGGTGGAAATTGGCCTTGTTGGGAAATACGTGGAACTTCCAGATGCTTATATTTCAGCTGTTGAAGCACTTTCTCATGCAGGATATCGACATGATACTGAAGTCAAAGTGAGATGGATTGATTCGGAAGAGGTCACTGCTGAAAATGCGGCTGAATTATTAAAAGGCCTTGGCGGCATTGTTGTACCGGGTGGATTTGGTGATCGTGGGATTGAAGGGAAGATTGAAGCAATCACGTACGCGCGTGAAAATAATATTCCTTTCTTCGGTATCTCACTTGGTATGCAATTGGCGGCAGTTGAATATGCACGTAACGTATTAGGATTAACGAAAGCTCATTCAACGGAGTTTGATGAACAAACACCGCATGCCATTATCGACTTATCACTTGCGCAAAAAGACATCGATGGGAATGGTGTACCGATGCGTCTTGGTCTGTTCCCTTGTAAAGTGCAAGATGGGACAAGAGCTTATGAAGCGTACGGCGAACCATTAATTTATGAGCGTCACCGTCATCGTTATGAGTTTAATAATGAATACCGCGAGCAATTGGAAAAAGCGGGCATGGTATTTTCGGGAATGAGCCCAGATGGTTTGTTGGTCGAAATGATTGAACTGAAAGATCATCCATTTTTCATGGGTTGTCAATTCCATCCAGAATTTGCTTCAAGACCAACTCGCCCACAAGCATTGTTTAGTGAGTTCGTAAAAACCTCTTTAGAAAATAGTTTAAATCAATAA
- a CDS encoding DUF2529 family protein, whose translation MKMLTTQLSGLLDRIAKNNEEAIEETARLLAQATVGEGRVIIAGLDELDTVCQVAMHSAEPFIGAVQYNPEMTIGHADRVWVFTRSAEHPQALELACSLAAEFIPFAVVTPEKTEENKLFDLATTYISTSLTRGLLPGENGERIVQPHALAALFIYEAVKIAYDEMLSDE comes from the coding sequence ATGAAAATGTTGACGACACAGCTTAGCGGATTATTAGACCGCATAGCGAAAAATAATGAAGAAGCAATTGAAGAGACTGCACGGCTACTCGCCCAAGCGACGGTTGGTGAAGGTCGCGTCATTATCGCCGGTTTAGATGAACTAGATACAGTTTGCCAAGTCGCAATGCATAGTGCAGAACCTTTCATCGGTGCCGTCCAATACAACCCTGAGATGACTATTGGACATGCGGACCGCGTGTGGGTTTTCACTCGTTCAGCAGAACATCCACAAGCACTTGAGCTTGCCTGTTCTTTAGCAGCTGAATTTATTCCTTTTGCCGTTGTAACACCGGAGAAAACAGAGGAAAACAAACTATTCGATTTAGCAACAACTTATATTTCAACTAGCTTAACGCGTGGCCTTTTACCAGGCGAAAATGGCGAGCGGATTGTGCAACCTCATGCGTTGGCAGCTTTGTTTATTTATGAAGCCGTTAAAATTGCTTATGATGAAATGTTATCAGATGAATAG
- the rpoE gene encoding DNA-directed RNA polymerase subunit delta produces MDIRNMTKEQLAEESMIDIAYAVLAEHGEHLTLRQLMDEVRKLNGVTVRAMNEKLPRVNTDINIDGRFLSIDDIRWGLREWYPVDQLEAESAPVVRARRKKKSSDDEDEDEDYVEVDEDGFDIIDDEEEDDVDEDIEEEEEDIDVELLEEDDEDEVIPEDIVLDDEEEDEDEDEDYDEYEDEK; encoded by the coding sequence ATGGATATCCGTAATATGACAAAAGAACAATTAGCGGAAGAATCAATGATTGACATTGCCTACGCAGTACTGGCAGAACATGGAGAACATTTAACATTAAGGCAATTAATGGATGAGGTACGTAAACTAAACGGCGTGACAGTTCGTGCCATGAACGAAAAATTACCAAGAGTCAATACGGACATTAATATTGACGGACGCTTCCTTTCGATTGACGATATTCGTTGGGGACTCCGTGAATGGTATCCAGTCGATCAGCTTGAGGCTGAATCCGCACCTGTTGTACGAGCGCGTAGAAAGAAAAAATCATCCGATGATGAAGATGAAGATGAAGATTACGTAGAAGTAGACGAGGATGGCTTCGACATTATTGACGATGAAGAAGAAGATGATGTCGATGAGGATATTGAAGAAGAGGAAGAAGACATCGATGTTGAACTTCTAGAAGAAGATGATGAAGACGAAGTGATACCGGAAGATATCGTCTTAGATGATGAGGAAGAAGACGAGGACGAGGACGAAGATTACGATGAGTACGAAGATGAAAAGTGA
- a CDS encoding acyl-CoA dehydrogenase, translated as MNFNLSEEHEMIRKMVRDFAENEVGPTAAERDEEERFDMELFEKMAELGLTGIPWPEEYGGIGSDYLAYVIAVEELSRVCASIGVTLSAHTSLAGWPVYKFGTEEQKQKYLRPMAEGTKIGAYGLTEPASGSDAGAMRATAKLDGDEYVLNGSKIFITNGGIADIYIVFAVTDQSGKRPETTAFIIEKDFPGFSVGKKEKKLGIRSSPTTEIMFENCRVPKENMLGELGEGFKIAMQTLDGGRNGIAAQAVGIAQGALDASVEYAKEREQFGKPIAANQGIGFKLADMATATEASRLLTYKAAWLESHNQPYGKASAMAKLMAGDTAMKVTTEAVQVFGGYGYTKDYPVERFMRDAKITQIYEGTQEIQRLVISRMLTK; from the coding sequence ATGAATTTTAATTTATCCGAAGAACATGAAATGATTCGTAAAATGGTACGCGATTTTGCAGAAAACGAAGTGGGGCCTACTGCAGCGGAACGTGATGAAGAAGAACGTTTCGATATGGAGTTATTCGAGAAGATGGCGGAGCTTGGATTAACGGGGATTCCATGGCCTGAAGAGTACGGTGGGATTGGCAGTGATTACTTAGCGTATGTGATTGCTGTGGAAGAACTTTCACGTGTTTGTGCGTCCATAGGTGTTACGTTATCCGCACATACATCACTAGCAGGATGGCCTGTATATAAGTTTGGGACAGAAGAGCAGAAGCAAAAGTATTTACGTCCGATGGCTGAAGGGACAAAGATTGGTGCATATGGATTAACAGAACCAGCTTCAGGTTCAGATGCAGGTGCGATGAGAGCGACTGCTAAGCTTGATGGTGATGAGTACGTTTTAAATGGTTCAAAAATCTTCATTACAAACGGCGGAATTGCGGACATTTATATTGTCTTTGCTGTAACAGATCAAAGCGGAAAACGTCCGGAAACGACTGCATTTATTATCGAAAAGGACTTCCCAGGATTCTCTGTAGGGAAGAAAGAAAAGAAACTAGGCATTCGTTCATCTCCTACGACAGAGATTATGTTTGAAAATTGCCGCGTGCCAAAAGAAAACATGCTTGGCGAATTGGGAGAAGGCTTTAAAATTGCGATGCAAACATTGGACGGCGGAAGAAACGGCATTGCAGCCCAAGCAGTAGGCATCGCACAAGGCGCACTTGATGCATCAGTTGAATATGCAAAAGAACGTGAGCAGTTCGGAAAACCGATTGCAGCCAACCAAGGAATTGGCTTTAAACTTGCCGACATGGCAACGGCAACGGAAGCTTCGAGATTATTAACTTACAAAGCGGCTTGGTTAGAATCGCATAATCAACCTTATGGTAAAGCATCTGCAATGGCTAAGTTAATGGCAGGAGATACAGCAATGAAAGTAACAACGGAGGCAGTTCAAGTGTTTGGTGGCTATGGATATACAAAAGATTATCCAGTTGAACGCTTTATGCGCGATGCGAAAATCACACAAATCTACGAAGGAACGCAAGAAATTCAAAGGCTTGTGATCTCCCGAATGCTTACGAAATAA
- the icmF gene encoding fused isobutyryl-CoA mutase/GTPase IcmF: MATVEIYKPKHHIRMVTASSLFDGHDASINIMRRILQASGAEIIHLGHNRSVEEVVNAAIQENVQAIAMSSYQGGHVEYFKYMYDLLKEKGASHIRIYAGGGGVIIPREIKELHDYGIAWVFSPEDGRKLGLQGMINQMMEECDFDPAQQFKVEDVEKVSATSPKILAQLITYVEENYDKKNDETKAILEKARELAKGTPIFGITGTGGAGKSSLTDELIRRFLHELPDKRVAILSIDPTKQKTGGALLGDRIRMNSIFNERVFMRSLATRGSRSELSGAMNDVLDIVKVAGFDLIIVETSGIGQGDADITDIADASMYVMTSEFGAPTQLEKIDMIDYADLIAINKFERKGSEDAMSQVQKQYQRSRLLWDEDLSSMPVYGTIASQFNDKGTNALFAAIVRVLNEKCNLDWTTSYDQLVKTEKQNVIIPTERTHYLREITMVVREYHKKSKVQEELARKYFQLEGSIQALKEQSSDDALVTTLQSLADSVYEELTAESKRILKNWETLKENYAGDEFVTKIRDREIKTLLQTTSLSGLKIPKIALPKFKDYGEILRWVYRENVPGSFPYTAGVFPFKREDEDPKRQFAGEGTPERTNRRFHYLSKDDDAKRLSTAFDSVTLYGEDPDERPDIFGKIGESGVSVCTLDDMKKLYDGFDLCAPATSVSMTINGPAPIILAMFMNTAIDQQIRIKEEELGRALTVEEFTEVKEGTLQVVRGTVQADILKEDQGQNTCIFSTEFALRLMGDIQQYFIDQKVRNYYSVSISGYHIAEAGANPISQLAFTLANGFTYVEYYLSRGMHIDDFAPNLSFFFSNGLDPEYTVIGRVARRIWAVAMREKYGANERSQKLKYHVQTSGRSLHAQEIDFNDIRTTLQALLALQDNCNSLHTNAYDEAITTPTEESVRRAMAIQMIITKEYGLAKNENPLQGSFIIEELTDLVEEAVLQEFDRLNDRGGVLGSMETQYQRGKIQEESMYYEMKKHSGELPIIGVNTYLNPNPPSEEDIDNMELARATKEEKESQIINLRKFQQTHADKTDEALQRLKEVAVSNGNIFEELMETVKVASLGQITNALYEVGGQYRRNM; the protein is encoded by the coding sequence ATGGCAACAGTAGAAATTTACAAACCGAAACATCATATTCGTATGGTCACCGCATCGAGCCTGTTTGACGGACACGATGCATCTATCAATATTATGCGCCGTATTTTACAAGCAAGCGGTGCAGAAATCATTCACCTTGGACATAACCGCTCAGTAGAAGAAGTCGTCAACGCGGCCATCCAAGAAAACGTTCAAGCAATCGCGATGTCTTCCTACCAAGGCGGACACGTCGAATACTTCAAATATATGTATGATTTACTAAAAGAAAAAGGGGCGTCACATATCCGCATCTATGCGGGAGGCGGCGGTGTGATCATTCCGAGGGAAATTAAGGAGCTCCATGATTACGGCATTGCTTGGGTATTCTCACCTGAAGACGGTCGTAAATTGGGTCTTCAAGGGATGATCAACCAAATGATGGAAGAATGCGATTTTGATCCAGCTCAACAATTTAAGGTAGAAGACGTTGAGAAAGTAAGTGCGACTTCACCTAAAATACTTGCGCAATTAATTACGTACGTAGAAGAAAATTACGACAAGAAAAATGATGAAACAAAAGCAATTCTTGAAAAAGCGCGCGAACTAGCAAAAGGCACACCAATCTTTGGAATTACAGGTACGGGCGGAGCAGGAAAGAGTTCATTGACAGATGAATTGATCCGCAGATTTCTTCATGAGTTACCTGATAAGAGAGTTGCGATTCTCTCCATTGATCCAACGAAACAAAAGACTGGGGGAGCTTTACTCGGTGACCGAATTCGCATGAACTCCATTTTCAATGAGCGTGTCTTTATGCGAAGTTTAGCAACACGAGGTTCTCGTTCTGAACTTTCCGGTGCAATGAACGATGTATTGGATATTGTAAAAGTAGCAGGTTTCGACTTAATCATTGTTGAAACAAGTGGTATCGGTCAAGGTGATGCGGATATTACGGACATTGCGGATGCTTCCATGTACGTGATGACGAGTGAATTTGGAGCTCCGACACAGCTTGAGAAAATCGATATGATTGATTACGCAGACTTAATTGCGATTAATAAATTTGAACGAAAAGGTTCGGAAGATGCGATGAGTCAAGTACAGAAACAATACCAGCGTAGTCGTCTTCTATGGGATGAAGATTTAAGTTCAATGCCTGTTTACGGCACAATTGCAAGTCAGTTTAACGACAAAGGAACGAATGCACTTTTCGCAGCAATCGTTCGTGTGTTAAATGAAAAATGTAATCTCGATTGGACGACTTCATACGATCAACTTGTGAAAACAGAAAAACAAAATGTCATTATACCTACTGAACGAACACATTATTTACGTGAAATTACAATGGTTGTTCGTGAATATCATAAGAAATCCAAAGTTCAAGAAGAGCTTGCCCGAAAGTATTTCCAACTGGAAGGTTCTATCCAAGCTCTAAAAGAACAATCATCAGATGATGCGTTAGTTACAACATTGCAGTCACTTGCAGACAGCGTTTATGAGGAATTAACAGCAGAATCAAAACGTATTCTGAAAAACTGGGAAACGTTAAAAGAAAACTATGCTGGCGATGAATTTGTTACGAAAATTAGAGACCGTGAAATCAAAACGCTACTTCAGACAACATCATTATCCGGCTTAAAAATCCCGAAAATTGCGCTACCAAAATTTAAAGATTACGGGGAGATTTTACGTTGGGTTTACCGCGAAAACGTTCCAGGTTCATTCCCATATACAGCAGGCGTGTTTCCGTTCAAACGAGAAGACGAAGATCCGAAGCGACAATTTGCTGGGGAGGGGACGCCGGAAAGAACGAATCGCCGTTTCCACTATTTGTCAAAAGACGATGATGCAAAACGACTTTCAACTGCGTTTGACTCAGTGACGCTTTACGGTGAAGATCCAGACGAAAGACCGGATATTTTCGGAAAGATTGGAGAGTCCGGCGTAAGCGTTTGTACGCTAGACGACATGAAGAAATTATATGACGGGTTCGATTTATGTGCGCCCGCTACGTCCGTATCCATGACCATAAATGGACCTGCGCCGATTATTTTAGCGATGTTCATGAATACCGCGATTGACCAACAAATCCGTATAAAAGAAGAAGAACTCGGTCGCGCGCTGACAGTGGAAGAATTCACAGAAGTGAAAGAAGGTACATTGCAAGTTGTTCGAGGAACTGTTCAAGCTGATATTTTGAAAGAAGACCAAGGACAAAATACATGTATTTTCTCAACAGAGTTTGCGCTTCGCCTAATGGGAGATATTCAGCAATACTTTATTGATCAGAAAGTACGAAACTATTATTCTGTCTCAATTTCTGGTTATCATATTGCAGAAGCAGGCGCGAACCCAATTTCTCAACTTGCTTTTACACTCGCAAATGGCTTTACGTATGTAGAATACTATTTAAGCCGCGGCATGCATATTGATGACTTTGCACCAAACTTATCATTCTTCTTCTCAAATGGATTGGACCCAGAATATACAGTAATTGGCCGTGTGGCGCGTCGGATTTGGGCAGTTGCAATGAGAGAAAAATACGGTGCAAATGAGCGCAGTCAAAAATTAAAATACCACGTTCAAACATCAGGTCGAAGCCTGCATGCGCAAGAAATCGACTTTAATGATATTCGTACAACTTTACAAGCATTACTCGCACTGCAAGATAACTGTAATTCATTGCACACAAATGCTTATGATGAAGCAATTACAACGCCAACAGAAGAATCTGTTCGTCGTGCGATGGCGATTCAAATGATTATTACCAAAGAATATGGGTTAGCAAAAAATGAAAATCCATTACAAGGTTCATTTATTATAGAAGAACTGACAGACCTCGTTGAAGAAGCTGTTCTTCAAGAGTTTGATCGTCTCAATGATCGCGGCGGCGTCCTTGGTTCCATGGAAACACAGTACCAGCGCGGAAAAATTCAAGAAGAATCGATGTACTACGAAATGAAGAAGCATTCCGGAGAACTGCCAATTATCGGGGTCAATACTTACTTGAATCCGAACCCGCCTTCTGAAGAGGATATTGACAATATGGAGTTGGCAAGAGCAACGAAAGAAGAGAAAGAATCGCAAATTATTAATCTACGAAAGTTCCAACAAACACATGCTGACAAAACAGACGAAGCATTACAACGTCTGAAAGAAGTCGCAGTATCCAATGGTAATATTTTTGAGGAATTAATGGAAACGGTAAAAGTCGCAAGTCTCGGTCAAATTACGAACGCCCTCTATGAGGTAGGTGGACAGTACCGACGGAATATGTAA
- a CDS encoding response regulator encodes MRNVLIVDDQQGIRLLLEEVFKKEGYGTKSAANGGEALQQVKNEQPDCILLDMKMPGMDGIDVLRQLKKEWPEIPVIMMTAYEELKLVEHALEIGAEKYFTKPFDIFEVRDAVNLLLAS; translated from the coding sequence GTGAGAAATGTACTAATTGTAGATGATCAACAGGGTATACGGCTCTTGTTGGAAGAAGTGTTTAAAAAAGAGGGGTATGGGACGAAATCAGCAGCAAATGGTGGAGAAGCACTTCAGCAAGTGAAAAATGAACAACCCGATTGTATATTGTTGGACATGAAAATGCCTGGAATGGACGGGATTGATGTTTTGAGACAACTTAAAAAAGAGTGGCCAGAAATCCCTGTGATTATGATGACGGCCTACGAAGAATTGAAGTTGGTCGAGCATGCTCTTGAAATCGGTGCTGAAAAATATTTCACTAAACCATTTGACATTTTTGAAGTGAGAGATGCGGTTAATTTATTATTGGCAAGCTGA
- a CDS encoding TetR/AcrR family transcriptional regulator, with protein sequence MTKKREVESSVKDESLIEMRRQQMVQGAIKLFKEKGFHRTTTREIAKEAGFSIGTLYEYIRTKEDVLFLVCDSIYDEVQNRLSTLAMEEGTVAGLKSAIHQYYQLIDDMTDEYVVMYQESKSLPKDALQYVLKKELEMVALFEGILQACIKSGELRMTQEEATIAAHHIVVQGQMWAFRRWALNKHYTIEKYIEIQQNQLLRGIVGGTA encoded by the coding sequence ATGACTAAAAAGCGAGAAGTAGAATCATCTGTGAAAGATGAAAGCCTTATTGAAATGAGACGGCAACAGATGGTTCAAGGTGCGATAAAGCTATTTAAGGAAAAAGGTTTCCATAGAACAACGACGAGGGAAATTGCAAAAGAAGCTGGGTTTAGCATCGGGACGCTATATGAATATATTCGCACAAAGGAAGATGTTTTATTTCTCGTATGTGACAGTATCTATGATGAAGTGCAAAATCGATTATCAACGCTTGCGATGGAAGAAGGCACCGTCGCAGGCTTGAAATCTGCCATTCATCAATACTATCAACTCATCGACGATATGACGGATGAATATGTCGTCATGTACCAAGAATCCAAATCATTGCCAAAAGATGCACTGCAATATGTATTAAAAAAAGAACTCGAAATGGTTGCACTTTTTGAAGGTATTCTACAAGCATGCATAAAGTCGGGGGAACTTCGCATGACTCAAGAAGAAGCAACAATAGCTGCACACCATATAGTCGTTCAAGGCCAAATGTGGGCATTCCGCAGATGGGCCTTGAACAAACACTATACAATCGAAAAGTATATTGAGATACAGCAAAATCAGTTGTTAAGAGGGATTGTTGGGGGAACTGCGTAA